From a single Gadus morhua chromosome 3, gadMor3.0, whole genome shotgun sequence genomic region:
- the mvb12a gene encoding multivesicular body subunit 12A isoform X1 has product MSLMERGGVPISPVTGLAWTSNSGTCPKDFSLITITEDGAAANFTRSFAMRAGYYLCYSKEQSGGVVLADVRILSEKDAIPHGYRFIAEHLEPRASVSKRKRMCVRVVPMGSVDTAVLDLKVTARSKMMLQHYTCVGDIHGYVIWCKTGPFTNPIPQAKPRSVSLDLRRLSLDPSVQPSLPPSNPPTQPSMKLSMRRKDVTQNHVDVTTAIDGVPFTLHPKYDFQTSKNLQLNPQLDDIRIKSLQDIENEYNYTFAVEEHAAKRTRPSALTKVAS; this is encoded by the exons ATGTCTCTGATGGAGCGAGGGGGTGTACCCATCAGTCCAGTGACTGGATTAGCATGGACCTCAAATAGCGGTACCTGTCCAAAAGACTTCAGTCTG ATAACCATCACTGAGGATGGGGCCGCTGCCAACTTCACACGCAGCTTTGCAATGAGGGCCGGCTACTATCTTTGTTATAGCAAG GAACAGtctgggggggtggtgctggctGATGTCAGAATCCTCTCAGAAAAGGATGCTATTCCTCATGGGTATCGCTTCATCGCAGAACACCTAGAGCCTA GGGCGTCGGTGTCGAAGAGgaagcgtatgtgtgtgcgtgtggttccGATGGGGAGCGTGGACACTGCGGTGCTGGATCTCAAAGTGACTGCCAGGAGCAAAATGATGTTGCAGCACTACACATGTGTGGG AGACATCCATGGGTATGTGATTTGGTGTAAAACGGGCCCGTTTACCAACCCGATACCGCAAGCCAAGCCTCGGAGTGTCAGCCTGGACCTCCGCAGACTCTCTCTGGATCCGTCTGTCCAGCCCAGCCTTCCACCCAG TAACCCACCTACCCAGCCCTCTATGAAGCTCAGCATGAGGCGCAAAGACGTCACGCAGAATCATGTGGATGTCACCACAG CCATCGATGGAGTTCCCTTCACTCTTCACCCAAAATATGACTTCCAAACTTCCaag AATCTACAGCTGAACCCACAATTGGATGACATTCGTATAAAATCACTCCAAGACATTGAAAATGAG TATAACTACACTTTTGCTGTCGAGGAACACGCAGCAAAAAGGACAAGGCCTTCAGCTTTGACTAAGGTTGCCTCATAG
- the mvb12a gene encoding multivesicular body subunit 12A isoform X2: MRAGYYLCYSKEQSGGVVLADVRILSEKDAIPHGYRFIAEHLEPRASVSKRKRMCVRVVPMGSVDTAVLDLKVTARSKMMLQHYTCVGDIHGYVIWCKTGPFTNPIPQAKPRSVSLDLRRLSLDPSVQPSLPPSNPPTQPSMKLSMRRKDVTQNHVDVTTAIDGVPFTLHPKYDFQTSKNLQLNPQLDDIRIKSLQDIENEYNYTFAVEEHAAKRTRPSALTKVAS, encoded by the exons ATGAGGGCCGGCTACTATCTTTGTTATAGCAAG GAACAGtctgggggggtggtgctggctGATGTCAGAATCCTCTCAGAAAAGGATGCTATTCCTCATGGGTATCGCTTCATCGCAGAACACCTAGAGCCTA GGGCGTCGGTGTCGAAGAGgaagcgtatgtgtgtgcgtgtggttccGATGGGGAGCGTGGACACTGCGGTGCTGGATCTCAAAGTGACTGCCAGGAGCAAAATGATGTTGCAGCACTACACATGTGTGGG AGACATCCATGGGTATGTGATTTGGTGTAAAACGGGCCCGTTTACCAACCCGATACCGCAAGCCAAGCCTCGGAGTGTCAGCCTGGACCTCCGCAGACTCTCTCTGGATCCGTCTGTCCAGCCCAGCCTTCCACCCAG TAACCCACCTACCCAGCCCTCTATGAAGCTCAGCATGAGGCGCAAAGACGTCACGCAGAATCATGTGGATGTCACCACAG CCATCGATGGAGTTCCCTTCACTCTTCACCCAAAATATGACTTCCAAACTTCCaag AATCTACAGCTGAACCCACAATTGGATGACATTCGTATAAAATCACTCCAAGACATTGAAAATGAG TATAACTACACTTTTGCTGTCGAGGAACACGCAGCAAAAAGGACAAGGCCTTCAGCTTTGACTAAGGTTGCCTCATAG
- the LOC115539909 gene encoding pre-B-cell leukemia transcription factor 1 — protein MEDQARLMSGLVGLSGLSQGDMGDHDALRKQHNLGQPQQDIGDILQQIMAITDESLDEAQARKHALNCHRMKPALFSVLCEIKEKTVLSIRGIQDEDPPDPQIMRLDNMLLAEGVSGPEKGAASAAAAAVAAAAGGSPNEGSIEHSDYRAKLAQIRQIFHSELEKYEQACSEFTNHVMNLLREQSRTRPISPKEIERMVGIIHRKFSSIQMQLKQSTCEAVMILRSRFLDARRKRRNFNKQATEVLNEYFYSHLANPYPSEEAKEELAKKCAITVSQVSNWFGNKRIRYKKNIGKFQEEANLYAMKTAVDAASVSSQASQANSPGTPNSGGYPAPCYTPDGRL, from the exons ATGGAAGACCAGGCCCGCCTAATGTCGGGTCTCGTTGGACTATCTGGACTGTCTCAAGGGGACATGGGCGATCATGACGCCCTACGGAAGCAACACAACCTCGGGCAACCACAGCAGGACATCGGGGACATTCTCCAGCAGATCATGGCCATCACGGACGAGAGTCTTGACGAAGCCCAGGCCAG GAAACACGCGTTAAACTGTCACAGGATGAAGCCCGCCCTCTTCAGTGTCCTGTGTGAGATCAAAGAGAAAACCG TCCTCAGTATTCGAGGGATCCAGGACGAGGACCCCCCCGACCCGCAGATCATGAGGTTGGACAACATGCTGCTCGCCGAAGGCGTGTCCGGCCCGGAGAAGGGCGCGGCTTCGGCTGCGGCCGCTGCTGTCGCCGCGGCGGCCGGCGGCTCTCCCAATGAAGGCAGCATAGAGCACTCAGACTACAGGGCCAAGCTGGCCCAGATACGACAGATCTTCCACTCTGAGTTGGAGAAATACGAACAG GCCTGCAGCGAGTTCACCAACCACGTGATGAACCTGCTGCGGGAGCAGTCGCGCACGCGGCCCATCTCGCCCAAGGAGATCGAGCGCATGGTGGGCATCATCCACCGCAAGTTCAGCTCCATCCAGATGCAGCTGAAGCAGAGCACCTGCGAGGCCGTCATGATCCTGCGCTCCCGCTTCCTGGACGCCAG ACGGAAGCGACGGAACTTCAACAAGCAGGCGACGGAGGTGCTGAACGAGTACTTCTACTCCCACCTGGCTAACCCCTACCCCAGCGAGGAGGCCAAGGAGGAGCTGGCTAAGAAGTGTGCTATAACCGTCTCTCAG GTGTCCAATTGGTTTGGGAATAAAAGAATTCGGTACAAGAAGAACATTGGTAAATTCCAAGAGGAGGCTAACCTTTACGCCATGAAGACGGCCGTGGACGCAGCCAGTGTTTCCTCGCAGGCCAGCCAAGCCAATTCCCCCGGCACGCCAAACTCAG gaGGATACCCGGCCCCGTGTTACACTCCTGATGGGAGGTTATGA